The following coding sequences lie in one Sedimentibacter sp. MB35-C1 genomic window:
- a CDS encoding Crp/Fnr family transcriptional regulator codes for MLNEIDLEYLEYNLPFWNNLDKSEKALIKNNTTKVFYDKDEILHSAENECLGLLLIQKGGLRVYIMSEDGREVTLYRLSEGDTCVLSASCILNNITFDVMINSETKTEVLQLNVGTFSQLNNQNIYVENFAYKNTVERFSDVMWAIEQILFMSFDKRLATFLIDEIAKNRTTDISLTHEQIAKYLGSAREVVSRMLKTFESQGILKLSRGLIRVTDKEKLKEMVI; via the coding sequence ATGCTTAATGAAATTGATCTTGAATATTTAGAATACAACTTACCATTTTGGAACAATCTTGACAAATCGGAAAAAGCTCTGATAAAAAACAATACTACAAAAGTATTTTATGATAAAGATGAAATTTTGCATAGCGCAGAAAACGAATGTCTTGGCCTGCTCCTTATTCAAAAGGGAGGCCTGCGCGTCTATATAATGTCTGAGGATGGAAGAGAAGTTACGTTATACAGGCTTTCAGAAGGAGATACCTGTGTTTTGTCGGCGTCATGCATATTAAATAATATAACATTTGACGTTATGATAAACTCAGAGACAAAAACTGAAGTTCTGCAGCTGAATGTAGGAACATTCAGTCAGCTTAACAATCAAAACATATATGTTGAGAATTTTGCTTACAAGAATACAGTAGAAAGATTTTCGGACGTAATGTGGGCTATTGAGCAAATTTTATTTATGAGCTTTGACAAAAGGCTTGCTACATTTCTTATAGACGAAATTGCTAAAAATAGAACAACAGATATAAGCCTTACACACGAGCAGATAGCAAAGTATCTTGGCAGTGCTAGAGAAGTTGTTTCAAGGATGCTCAAAACTTTTGAGTCCCAGGGAATACTTAAGTTGTCCAGAGGATTGATACGTGTTACGGATAAAGAAAAACTCAAAGAAATGGTAATATAA
- a CDS encoding response regulator transcription factor has product MPTILIADDNRQITSILKEYALSEGFEVKIAYDGNSAVEAFDKYAPDIVLLDVMMPQKDGFEVCREIRKKSNVPVIMITARGEDFEKIMGLDIGADDYIVKPFSPGEVMARVRAIMRRIFSDDKVNKQLITYSNLVIDMDDYNVTINDEKVSLTKKEIEILWTLASSKNKVFTRENLLNSLWGYDYYGDNRTVDSHIKRLRSKLDEFEHDGWEIKTIWGVGYKFEVR; this is encoded by the coding sequence ATGCCAACAATTCTGATTGCAGATGACAACAGACAGATAACTTCAATTTTAAAGGAGTATGCTCTAAGCGAAGGATTTGAAGTCAAAATAGCTTATGACGGAAATTCAGCTGTGGAAGCATTTGATAAATATGCTCCGGATATTGTATTACTTGATGTAATGATGCCTCAAAAGGACGGATTTGAGGTCTGCCGTGAAATACGCAAAAAGTCAAATGTACCTGTTATTATGATAACTGCCAGAGGAGAGGATTTTGAAAAAATTATGGGACTTGATATAGGAGCGGATGATTATATAGTTAAACCGTTTTCTCCTGGTGAAGTCATGGCAAGAGTAAGGGCAATTATGCGCAGGATATTTTCTGATGATAAGGTGAACAAACAACTGATAACATATTCAAACCTGGTAATTGATATGGACGATTACAATGTAACGATTAATGATGAGAAAGTATCATTAACAAAAAAAGAAATAGAAATACTTTGGACGCTTGCTTCAAGTAAAAATAAGGTTTTTACCAGAGAAAACCTGCTTAACAGCTTATGGGGATATGATTATTACGGAGATAACAGAACTGTTGATTCCCATATAAAAAGGCTGCGTTCAAAGCTTGATGAATTTGAACACGATGGTTGGGAAATAAAAACCATATGGGGTGTGGGATATAAATTTGAGGTGAGATAA
- a CDS encoding ATP-binding protein, translated as MKNKIAFKLTIYFSAALIVFAVIIGIIFISLFKNNTVDLHKTEMENRALTIADTISELTEGSGLDFGGMHGKMGMNGMMTMRGGIGTYLKNIDDIAMADAWIVDEDLNLLTTGTMAHMNYSYADLPEDADSVVREVFNGVTTFSEGFSDLLDSPTITVGTPIKSGNEIIGALLLHSPVKGIDEGVKEGYKVLVLSILVSLVLSIILSTVLAVTFAKPLKNMKDTAFKLAQGQYSARTEVNQNDEIGELANTLDWLSHKLYLASLESENLQKQRQEFISNISHELRTPVTVIRGSLEALCDGIIKDPEKISEYYMQMLSESKGLERLVNDLLELSRLQNTDFKIETEDVNIFDILEDVVRSASKIAQRKNIKIEYVHDTNLFIINGDYGRLRQMFMVVVDNAIKFSKENETVSINMEKQKVIIKDTGIGISKENLPHIFDRYFKDESDNNKTGTGLGLTIAKQIALRHGISLTAASEQNKGTSFIFDLSDVK; from the coding sequence ATGAAAAATAAAATTGCGTTTAAGCTGACTATATATTTTTCTGCAGCCCTTATTGTGTTTGCTGTCATAATAGGAATAATTTTTATCAGTCTATTTAAAAATAATACAGTAGATTTGCATAAAACGGAAATGGAAAACAGGGCACTGACAATTGCGGATACAATATCTGAACTGACTGAAGGCTCGGGGTTAGATTTCGGGGGTATGCATGGGAAAATGGGCATGAATGGTATGATGACCATGAGAGGCGGAATAGGAACATATCTGAAAAATATAGATGATATTGCAATGGCTGATGCATGGATTGTAGATGAAGATTTGAACTTGCTCACAACTGGAACTATGGCACATATGAATTACAGTTATGCTGACCTGCCTGAAGATGCGGATTCAGTAGTAAGAGAAGTGTTTAATGGAGTTACAACGTTCAGCGAGGGATTCAGTGATCTTTTAGATTCGCCTACTATTACTGTGGGAACACCTATTAAGTCAGGGAATGAAATTATTGGAGCTTTACTTTTACATTCGCCTGTAAAGGGGATTGATGAAGGTGTTAAGGAAGGATATAAAGTATTAGTGCTGAGTATTCTTGTCTCCCTTGTTTTATCCATTATTCTGTCAACGGTACTTGCGGTTACATTTGCAAAGCCTTTAAAAAATATGAAGGATACAGCATTTAAGCTTGCTCAAGGACAGTATTCCGCAAGGACGGAAGTAAATCAGAACGACGAAATTGGAGAGCTTGCAAACACTTTGGACTGGTTAAGCCATAAACTTTATCTAGCAAGTCTTGAGAGCGAAAATCTTCAAAAGCAGAGGCAGGAATTCATATCCAACATCTCACATGAACTTAGGACGCCAGTAACAGTTATCAGGGGATCTCTTGAAGCTTTGTGCGATGGTATAATTAAGGATCCGGAAAAAATATCGGAGTATTACATGCAGATGCTCAGTGAAAGCAAAGGGTTGGAAAGGCTGGTTAATGATCTGCTTGAGTTGTCAAGGCTTCAGAATACAGACTTTAAAATAGAAACAGAAGATGTTAATATATTTGATATTTTAGAAGATGTTGTACGAAGTGCTTCAAAAATTGCACAGCGCAAAAACATTAAAATAGAGTACGTGCATGATACGAATTTGTTTATTATTAACGGTGACTACGGGCGTCTTCGACAGATGTTCATGGTTGTAGTAGATAATGCAATTAAATTTTCTAAGGAAAATGAAACGGTCAGCATTAATATGGAAAAACAAAAAGTAATTATAAAAGATACAGGTATCGGTATTTCAAAAGAAAATCTTCCTCATATATTTGATCGTTATTTTAAAGATGAATCAGACAACAACAAGACAGGAACAGGACTGGGGCTGACAATTGCAAAGCAAATAGCATTAAGGCATGGCATTAGCTTAACAGCAGCCAGCGAACAAAATAAAGGAACGAGCTTTATATTTGACTTATCAGATGTGAAGTAA
- a CDS encoding aldo/keto reductase gives MLTRTNIKNGDELSILGFGCLRLPSNETEAISLIRSAIEQGINYFDTAYVYQAGKNEVLLGKALTDGYRERVKIATKLPPYMVNSLNRAVKIFETQLDSLRTECIDYYLLHMLTDKAMFDKMVSLGVMEWLEEEKKKGTIKNLGFSFHGSKIDFEMIVKSYDWDFCQIQYNYMDEYNQAERSGLELAYSLNIPVIIMEPLRGGKLVTNLPEEVISAFNDFDEKRSPAEWALRWVWNHKEVTVVLSGMNAESQLAENIDTAQSAHAGSLSFEELRVYDEVKKIMAEKTKIPCTACGYCMPCPHGVNIPGCFSAYNDKYLLSGKRFRWKYVQTLGGFSSKSAFASQCVECGKCEVHCPQKIEIRKELKNVSKEMEGILFRPIIKIARKMLRIK, from the coding sequence ATGCTTACTAGAACAAACATAAAAAATGGTGATGAACTTTCAATACTTGGCTTTGGCTGCCTTCGGTTGCCATCGAATGAAACTGAAGCAATCAGCCTGATTCGAAGTGCAATTGAGCAAGGTATAAATTATTTTGATACTGCTTACGTATATCAGGCAGGGAAAAATGAAGTGCTATTAGGTAAGGCTCTGACTGACGGATACAGAGAAAGGGTGAAAATTGCGACTAAACTTCCTCCTTACATGGTAAATAGTTTGAACAGAGCAGTAAAAATATTTGAAACACAGCTTGACAGTCTGAGAACTGAATGCATAGATTACTATCTGCTTCACATGTTAACTGACAAGGCAATGTTTGACAAGATGGTATCACTGGGTGTGATGGAATGGCTTGAGGAAGAAAAGAAAAAAGGAACTATTAAAAACCTGGGCTTTTCTTTCCATGGGAGCAAAATAGATTTTGAAATGATTGTAAAGTCATATGACTGGGATTTTTGCCAGATACAGTACAATTATATGGATGAGTATAACCAGGCCGAGAGATCAGGGTTGGAGCTTGCTTATTCACTGAATATACCTGTAATAATAATGGAACCTCTGAGAGGCGGAAAGCTTGTTACAAATCTTCCGGAAGAAGTTATTTCAGCGTTTAATGACTTTGATGAAAAAAGATCTCCTGCAGAATGGGCACTTAGATGGGTGTGGAATCACAAAGAGGTTACAGTCGTGCTGTCAGGTATGAATGCTGAAAGCCAGCTTGCGGAAAATATAGATACGGCCCAATCAGCACATGCTGGTTCATTATCTTTTGAGGAGCTTAGGGTGTATGATGAGGTTAAAAAAATAATGGCTGAAAAAACTAAAATTCCATGCACAGCCTGCGGCTACTGTATGCCTTGTCCTCACGGGGTAAATATACCAGGGTGTTTTTCTGCATACAATGATAAATATTTGCTATCAGGTAAAAGATTTAGATGGAAATACGTACAGACGCTTGGTGGATTTTCTTCAAAGTCGGCATTTGCATCACAATGTGTTGAATGCGGAAAATGTGAAGTTCATTGTCCTCAAAAAATAGAAATAAGAAAAGAATTGAAAAATGTCTCTAAGGAAATGGAGGGAATATTGTTCAGACCAATCATAAAAATAGCAAGAAAAATGCTAAGAATTAAATAA
- a CDS encoding CAP domain-containing protein, whose translation MRNKILALTLATILALSSNTAFAADMNAFNFNFYDLFNNNINYTNTDYNQAESSAQKQPAENSQAETKQTANSSTKSSNSSYEQRVVQLVNVEREKNGLNPLVLDSSISNVARAKSKDMADNNYFAHQSPTYGSAGDMLRNFGINWSAWGENIASGQNTPEQVVNAWMNSEGHRANILSTNFGKIGVGYVTDSNGTPYWTQMFTN comes from the coding sequence ATGAGAAATAAAATTTTAGCATTAACTTTAGCAACAATTTTAGCACTATCATCAAATACTGCTTTCGCAGCTGATATGAACGCTTTTAACTTCAATTTCTATGACTTGTTTAATAATAATATTAATTATACGAATACAGATTATAATCAAGCGGAATCTAGCGCACAAAAGCAACCTGCTGAAAATTCACAGGCAGAAACTAAACAAACTGCAAATTCATCTACTAAATCTTCAAATTCGAGCTATGAGCAGAGAGTTGTACAATTAGTAAATGTTGAGAGAGAAAAAAACGGACTTAACCCTTTGGTATTGGATTCATCTATTTCTAATGTAGCAAGAGCTAAATCAAAGGACATGGCCGATAACAACTATTTTGCTCACCAGTCTCCCACATACGGAAGTGCCGGTGACATGTTAAGAAACTTTGGAATTAACTGGTCAGCATGGGGTGAAAATATAGCATCAGGCCAAAATACACCTGAACAGGTAGTTAACGCATGGATGAATTCCGAAGGTCATAGAGCAAACATACTTTCAACCAACTTTGGAAAAATAGGCGTTGGATATGTTACTGATTCAAACGGAACACCATATTGGACACAGATGTTCACAAATTAA
- a CDS encoding putative DNA modification/repair radical SAM protein — protein sequence MNESLFNKLRILSDAAKYDVSCVSSGVERKNKTVGGIGNASSAGICHAWSSDGRCISLLKILLTNDCIYDCSYCLNRVTNNTERATFTPEEVAELTIQFYRRNYIEGLFLSSAVEKSPDHTMENIYKVLELLRYKYNFWGYVHVKVIPGADPMLVQKAGMLADRMSVNIELPTEKSLRALAPQKKIENIIKPMSVINNEITRTIEDEKFFRSTPRFVPGGQSTQMIIGATPDSDKTILGLSQNLYDRFNMKRVFFSAYIPVISSPNLPAISTMPPLLREHRLYQADWLMRFYYFNCEELFTETDQNLDLDFDPKMMYALRNLNRFPLEINKAPYEELLRIPGLGVKSAQKIVRERKNAQLSYDSLKKMRTVLKRAKYFITVKGKYYGNVKFDPEIIKTELRRMEVQQQLSIYDLI from the coding sequence ATGAATGAAAGCTTGTTTAATAAACTAAGAATATTGTCAGATGCCGCAAAATATGATGTTTCATGTGTTTCAAGCGGGGTTGAAAGAAAGAATAAAACAGTAGGGGGAATAGGGAATGCTTCGTCTGCCGGTATATGCCATGCTTGGTCGTCAGACGGCAGATGTATTTCTCTGCTTAAGATTTTACTTACAAATGATTGCATCTATGACTGCAGCTACTGTCTTAACAGAGTGACGAATAATACTGAAAGAGCAACTTTCACACCCGAAGAGGTTGCCGAGCTGACAATTCAGTTTTACAGGAGAAACTATATAGAAGGATTATTTTTAAGTTCTGCTGTGGAGAAAAGTCCCGACCATACAATGGAAAACATATATAAAGTTTTGGAACTACTGAGATATAAATATAATTTTTGGGGTTATGTGCATGTTAAGGTTATTCCGGGAGCAGATCCAATGCTTGTTCAAAAAGCAGGAATGCTGGCAGATAGAATGAGTGTTAATATAGAGCTTCCCACAGAAAAAAGTTTAAGAGCGCTTGCTCCTCAGAAAAAAATTGAAAATATTATTAAACCTATGTCAGTAATAAATAATGAAATAACCCGCACAATTGAAGATGAAAAATTTTTTCGCAGCACACCTAGATTTGTGCCGGGAGGGCAGTCCACACAAATGATTATTGGGGCAACTCCGGATAGCGACAAAACCATCCTTGGATTGTCACAGAATTTATATGATAGATTTAATATGAAGAGAGTTTTCTTTTCTGCATACATTCCTGTGATTTCATCGCCCAATCTGCCGGCTATAAGCACAATGCCACCTCTTTTGAGAGAACACAGGCTTTATCAGGCAGATTGGCTCATGCGCTTTTATTATTTTAATTGTGAGGAATTATTTACGGAAACCGACCAAAATCTCGATTTGGATTTCGATCCTAAAATGATGTATGCACTTAGAAATTTGAACAGGTTTCCCTTAGAAATTAATAAGGCTCCTTACGAAGAACTTCTGAGAATTCCCGGACTTGGAGTAAAGAGTGCCCAAAAAATTGTTAGAGAAAGGAAAAATGCGCAACTGTCCTATGATTCGCTAAAAAAAATGCGCACAGTTTTAAAAAGAGCAAAATATTTTATAACTGTTAAAGGAAAATACTATGGGAATGTTAAATTTGATCCTGAGATTATAAAAACGGAACTGAGAAGAATGGAAGTTCAACAACAGCTTTCAATTTACGATTTAATATAG
- a CDS encoding TIGR03915 family putative DNA repair protein: MDYLYDGTFEGLLTCIYYHYKNEAASGIYEISKYQHSMLNESEVIETDILKASIVSESILKKISREAYVDIYYCYLSFLENKENYILDFLVFAFKYGKNTMNFYTHDKVLPIKEASLKVTREVHRFLGILRFSDIDGILFAKFSPDNDVLLLVVDHFADRYRFEKFLIYDEKRKKAAIYADETWEIKENINIESIEYSEDEAMIQGLWKQYFTDMAIKERKNFNLQFQFVPARYRKNMSEFK, from the coding sequence ATGGATTATTTATATGATGGGACTTTTGAAGGATTGCTAACCTGTATCTATTATCATTATAAAAATGAGGCGGCCTCAGGAATATATGAAATTTCAAAATATCAGCATTCAATGCTGAATGAAAGCGAAGTGATTGAAACTGATATATTAAAGGCATCGATTGTGTCGGAATCGATATTGAAAAAAATTTCCAGAGAAGCATATGTTGATATATATTATTGCTATTTGTCTTTTTTGGAAAATAAAGAAAATTATATACTTGATTTTTTAGTATTTGCTTTTAAATATGGTAAAAACACAATGAATTTCTATACTCATGATAAGGTTCTTCCTATAAAAGAGGCTTCTCTTAAGGTTACCAGAGAGGTTCATAGATTTCTTGGAATTTTACGCTTTTCAGATATTGATGGAATTCTTTTTGCAAAATTTTCTCCCGACAATGATGTATTATTATTAGTTGTTGATCATTTTGCAGATAGATATAGATTTGAGAAATTCTTAATTTATGATGAGAAAAGAAAAAAAGCTGCAATATATGCTGATGAAACATGGGAAATCAAGGAAAACATTAATATAGAAAGTATTGAATATTCTGAAGACGAAGCAATGATTCAAGGGTTGTGGAAGCAGTATTTTACAGACATGGCAATTAAGGAGAGAAAGAATTTTAATTTGCAGTTTCAATTTGTTCCTGCCAGATACAGAAAAAACATGTCTGAATTTAAATGA
- a CDS encoding DASS family sodium-coupled anion symporter, protein MGEFKVRKIGLIAGVILSAILLAMPAPAGLTVLGQKVLAVSVLMIVFWMTEAIPIPMTALLPILLYPLLGITGSKGQNEIELFRHYAYPTVYLVLGVGFLASAMQKWGLHRRMALGIVKKVGSKPSRIILGFILATAFISMWMSNTTATAMMLPVAISIIATMGDQITGGFKKALVLAIPFAATLGGIATVIGTTTNPTGIGIIQETLGLEISFLEWMKIGLPFTAIMLPVVWIYLRKFYKTDKMEDINIDVVNNEYEALGPMNKGEKLTAVVFAVSVLCWVTRSLWKSYIPFATDETIAIAIAISTMVIPVDYKKGVYLLEGKQALSEAPWGTMLLLGGSMVMGNAFTDAGVAKWVASNLGALSSMSPIVIIIAVGLVTAILTEVTTNAVVVASFLPVLAGIAKGIGMDPLQLMLTCMIASNFAFMLPPSTPPNAIAYSTGAFEISDLMKAGLGLKIIGLVLFPLIMYFITFGLLGVGM, encoded by the coding sequence ATGGGTGAATTTAAAGTTAGGAAAATAGGTCTTATAGCGGGAGTTATTTTAAGTGCTATATTGTTAGCAATGCCTGCTCCGGCAGGTCTGACAGTTTTAGGTCAAAAAGTATTGGCGGTATCAGTGCTGATGATAGTTTTTTGGATGACGGAGGCAATACCGATTCCAATGACTGCGTTATTACCCATATTACTGTATCCGCTTCTGGGGATTACAGGATCAAAGGGTCAAAACGAAATTGAACTATTCAGGCATTATGCTTACCCGACAGTATATCTGGTGCTGGGAGTTGGATTTTTAGCTTCTGCAATGCAGAAATGGGGATTGCACAGAAGAATGGCACTTGGAATTGTAAAAAAAGTGGGAAGTAAGCCAAGCAGAATTATTTTAGGATTTATACTTGCAACGGCATTTATATCAATGTGGATGTCAAATACTACCGCTACAGCTATGATGCTGCCGGTTGCAATATCAATAATCGCAACAATGGGTGATCAAATAACCGGAGGGTTTAAAAAAGCATTAGTTCTTGCTATACCGTTTGCGGCTACTTTGGGAGGTATTGCTACTGTAATAGGTACAACTACCAACCCTACAGGAATAGGCATAATTCAAGAAACTCTTGGATTGGAGATCAGCTTCCTGGAATGGATGAAGATAGGGCTTCCGTTTACAGCTATTATGCTTCCGGTAGTATGGATTTATCTTCGTAAATTTTATAAAACAGACAAAATGGAAGATATAAACATAGATGTTGTAAACAATGAATATGAAGCATTGGGACCTATGAACAAAGGAGAAAAGCTGACAGCAGTAGTTTTTGCAGTTTCAGTTCTCTGCTGGGTTACCCGCTCTCTCTGGAAATCATATATACCGTTTGCTACTGATGAAACAATAGCAATAGCTATAGCAATTTCAACAATGGTTATTCCGGTTGATTACAAAAAAGGAGTATATCTTCTTGAAGGTAAGCAGGCATTATCAGAAGCACCATGGGGGACAATGCTGCTGTTAGGCGGTTCAATGGTTATGGGAAATGCCTTTACGGATGCCGGTGTTGCAAAATGGGTTGCATCTAACCTGGGAGCACTCAGCAGTATGTCGCCTATAGTGATTATTATTGCAGTAGGTTTAGTAACTGCAATACTTACGGAAGTTACAACAAACGCAGTTGTTGTTGCGTCTTTCCTTCCTGTCTTGGCAGGTATTGCAAAAGGAATAGGAATGGATCCGCTTCAGCTGATGCTGACTTGTATGATTGCATCAAACTTTGCATTCATGCTTCCTCCTTCAACACCTCCAAATGCAATTGCTTACAGTACAGGTGCATTTGAAATATCAGATTTAATGAAGGCAGGCCTTGGATTAAAAATAATAGGACTAGTTTTATTCCCGCTTATAATGTATTTTATAACGTTTGGTTTATTGGGCGTAGGAATGTAA
- a CDS encoding CaiB/BaiF CoA-transferase family protein: MSKGILDGVVVLDLTRVLAGPYCGMMLADMGATVYKIEQPKKGDDSRAFGPFINGESAYYMNLNRNKLGVTLNLKAPEGKEVFKKMVKKADVVIENYRPGTMEKLGLGYETLKEINPGIVYGCVSGFGHYGPYSQRAGYDIIGQAMGGLMSTTGWPGGQPTRTGTAMGDVLGGLGCTIGVLAAVVNKIKTGEGQKVDVALVDSVVSSLEIITQIYLATGRIPERIGNRYESAYPYDSFKAKDGDVIIGCGNDKLYKLLVEAMNQEELVNDERFATNALRVKNHELLKPIIEEWTKKFEVDEIVEKLLNVGVPSSPINTIDRVVKDPHIAVAREMFVEVEHPVAGKTTLTGEHIKFSDKKAEIRTPAPTLGQHNFNVYEDFIGLSEEIIKEYIDKGVF; encoded by the coding sequence ATGAGCAAAGGAATATTAGACGGTGTAGTAGTACTTGATCTGACAAGAGTTTTAGCAGGACCTTACTGCGGAATGATGCTTGCTGACATGGGTGCTACCGTGTATAAAATAGAGCAGCCTAAGAAGGGGGACGACAGCAGAGCTTTTGGCCCGTTTATCAATGGTGAAAGCGCGTACTACATGAATTTAAACAGGAATAAACTTGGAGTGACTTTAAATCTAAAAGCGCCTGAGGGAAAAGAAGTTTTTAAGAAGATGGTTAAAAAAGCTGATGTGGTAATTGAAAATTATCGACCTGGTACAATGGAAAAACTTGGTTTGGGTTATGAAACACTGAAAGAAATCAATCCCGGAATTGTATATGGATGTGTCAGTGGTTTTGGACATTACGGACCCTACAGCCAAAGAGCAGGTTACGATATAATCGGACAGGCAATGGGTGGGCTGATGAGCACAACAGGATGGCCTGGAGGACAGCCTACAAGGACAGGAACAGCAATGGGAGATGTATTAGGCGGACTTGGATGTACAATAGGTGTTTTAGCTGCTGTGGTAAATAAAATAAAGACCGGAGAAGGGCAAAAAGTTGATGTTGCTTTGGTTGATTCAGTTGTATCTTCATTGGAAATAATTACTCAAATATATCTTGCAACTGGAAGAATTCCAGAAAGAATAGGAAACAGATATGAATCTGCATATCCTTATGATTCATTTAAGGCTAAGGACGGTGATGTAATAATAGGCTGTGGAAATGACAAGCTTTACAAACTTTTGGTAGAAGCTATGAATCAAGAAGAACTGGTTAATGACGAAAGATTTGCAACAAATGCATTGAGAGTTAAAAATCATGAGTTACTGAAGCCTATTATTGAAGAGTGGACAAAAAAATTTGAGGTAGATGAAATAGTTGAAAAGTTATTAAATGTAGGAGTTCCTTCATCTCCGATAAATACAATAGATAGAGTTGTTAAAGACCCTCACATAGCAGTTGCCAGAGAAATGTTCGTCGAAGTTGAACACCCTGTAGCCGGGAAGACCACATTGACTGGAGAGCATATAAAATTTAGTGATAAAAAAGCTGAAATAAGAACGCCTGCACCAACACTTGGACAGCACAATTTTAATGTGTACGAGGATTTTATAGGCTTAAGCGAAGAAATAATTAAAGAATATATAGACAAAGGTGTATTCTAA
- a CDS encoding hydroxymethylglutaryl-CoA lyase produces MNKVQIVEVGPRDGFQNLKDYIPVETKLKVIDDLIEAGVKSMQHTSFVSPKAIPQLRDAGEISKILLEKYPAYDFFALVPNLYGARKAYELGLRKVSYVVSLSASHNKANINRTHDESFAELKTIMDNYKDLDVCVDVATTFGCPFEGKYSTDTVLRFLDRIAKMGVKEMSLADTIGIANPKQVREIVTAAVKKFPEIEFQVHIHDTRNMGMVNTLTAIESGITKVQSTLGGLGGCPFAPGASGNTATEDLAYMLSDMGYETGIDVDKLIEAAKYEKSIISGNFSGHLVNIQKGTQCIN; encoded by the coding sequence ATGAATAAAGTACAAATTGTAGAAGTAGGGCCAAGAGATGGATTTCAAAATCTTAAGGACTATATACCTGTGGAGACGAAGCTTAAAGTTATTGATGATTTGATTGAGGCGGGTGTTAAGTCAATGCAGCATACGTCCTTTGTAAGTCCTAAAGCAATCCCTCAGCTTAGAGATGCGGGAGAAATATCAAAAATACTGTTGGAAAAATATCCGGCATATGATTTTTTTGCATTAGTACCAAATCTGTATGGTGCAAGAAAAGCTTATGAATTAGGGCTTAGAAAAGTATCATATGTGGTATCGCTGAGTGCAAGTCACAATAAAGCAAACATAAATAGAACTCATGACGAATCATTTGCTGAGTTAAAGACAATCATGGACAACTACAAGGATTTAGATGTCTGCGTAGATGTTGCCACAACATTTGGATGCCCGTTTGAAGGCAAGTATTCAACTGATACGGTTCTAAGGTTTTTAGACCGGATTGCAAAAATGGGTGTAAAGGAAATGTCTTTGGCTGATACAATTGGAATTGCCAATCCGAAGCAGGTAAGAGAAATTGTAACAGCAGCAGTAAAAAAATTTCCCGAAATAGAATTTCAAGTGCATATTCATGACACAAGAAATATGGGTATGGTTAATACATTGACTGCTATTGAATCAGGGATAACAAAGGTTCAATCTACTCTTGGCGGATTGGGAGGCTGCCCTTTTGCACCGGGAGCTTCAGGAAATACAGCAACAGAAGATTTGGCATACATGCTGAGTGACATGGGATATGAAACTGGAATTGATGTGGATAAACTTATTGAAGCTGCAAAATATGAAAAAAGCATCATATCCGGAAACTTTAGCGGACACCTTGTAAATATACAAAAAGGAACACAATGCATTAACTAA